A window of the Lactuca sativa cultivar Salinas chromosome 5, Lsat_Salinas_v11, whole genome shotgun sequence genome harbors these coding sequences:
- the LOC111914837 gene encoding uncharacterized protein LOC111914837 codes for MELEHKAFWALKMCNFNMEELKSNRLMQMNALEEPRKDAYSSSLIYKEKTKMWHDKRIKENKEFHEGQKVLLFNSRLNFFSGILKSRWDGPFLVKTVFPHGAIELLSRDGTPFKVNGHRVKKYEEGVPGNEGMEELLLLEGIATT; via the coding sequence ATGGAGCTAGAGCATAAGGCGTTTTGGGCTTTAAAGATGTGCAACTTCAACATGGAGGAACTCAAGAGCAACCGGTTGATGCAAATGAACGCTCTTGAGGAGCCTAGAAAGGATGCATACTCTAGTTCGTTGATTTATAAAGAGAAGACCAAGATGTGGCATGACAAAAggataaaagaaaataaagaatttcATGAAGGCCAAAAAGTGTTGCTCTTTAATTCACGACTAAATTTTTTCTCGGGAATACTCAAGTCAAGATGGGATGGTCCTTTTTTGGTGAAGACGGTGTTTCCACATGGTGCTATAGAGCTATTGTCAAGAGATGGAACACCTTTCAAGGTCAATGGCCATAGGGTCAAAAAGTATGAAGAAGGAGTCCCCGGGAATGAAGGAATGGAAGAGTTGTTGTTGCTGGAAGGGATTGCAACCACGTAG